Proteins encoded together in one Macadamia integrifolia cultivar HAES 741 chromosome 8, SCU_Mint_v3, whole genome shotgun sequence window:
- the LOC122086167 gene encoding DEAD-box ATP-dependent RNA helicase 8-like: MNTRGRYPPGIGNGRGGNFNSNPNFQARNPQQQYVQRNTVQNQQLFQQQQWLRRNPMGNDSSYNEVEKAVQSETVDSSSQDWKAHLKIPTPDTRYRTEDVTATKGNEFEDYFLKRELLMGIYEKGFERPSPIQEESIPIALTGSDILARAKNGTGKTAAFCIPALEKIDQDNNVIQVVILVPTRELALQTSQVCKELGKHLKIQVMVTTGGTSLKDDIMRLYQPVHLLVGTPGRILDLAKKGVCILKDCSMLVMDEADKLLSPEFQPSVEHLIRFLPAHRQILMFSATFPVMVKDFKDRFLHRPYIINLMDELTLKGITQYYAFVEERQKVHCLNTLFSKLQINQSIIFCNSVNRVELLAKKITELGYSCFYIHAKMLQDHRNRVFHDFRNGACRNLVCTDLFTRGIDIQAVNVVINFDFPKNSETYLHRVGRSGRFGHLGLAVNLITYEDRFNLYRIEQELGTEIKQIPPQIDQTIYCR, encoded by the exons ATGAATACGCGAGGCAGGTATCCACCCGGGATCGGCAACGGTCGTGGTGGAAATTTTAACTCAAACCCTAACTTTCAAGCTCGAAATCCCCAGCAACAGTATGTGCAGAGGAATACTGTCCAAAATCAGCAGCTGTTTCAGCAACAACAATGGCTAAGACGGAATCCAATGGGAAATGATTCTAGTTACAATGAGGTGGAGAAAGCAGTGCAGTCAGAAACCGTTGATTCTAG TTCTCAAGACTGGAAGGCACACCTTAAGATACCGACACCTGATACACGCTACAGGACAGAG GATGTGACTGCTACTAAAGGAAATGAATTTGAGGACTATTTTCTGAAGCGTGAACTGCTTATGGGAATTTATGAGAAGGGTTTTGAAAGACCTTCTCCTATCCAGGAAGAAAGTATTCCGATTGCCTTGACTGGTAGCGATATTCTTGCTAGAGCTAAAAATGGAACGGGGAAAACAGCTGCATTTTGCATTCCTGCACTGGAAAAAATTGATCAAGACAATAATGTTATTCAAG TTGTTATATTGGTTCCAACCCGAGAATTGGCTTTGCAGACATCACAAGTTTGTAAGGAGCTTGGGAAGCATTTGAAGATTCAAGTCATGGTTACTACAGGAGGAACTAGCTTAAAGGATGATATCATGCGTTTATATCAACCTGTCCATTTGCTTGTTGGAACACCTGGCAGGATACTTGATCTTGCAAAAAAAGGTGTTTGCATCCTGAAAGATTGCTCAATGCTTGTTATGGATGAG GCAGACAAGCTTTTGTCTCCAGAATTCCAACCTTCAGTGGAGCATCTAATTCGTTTTCTGCCTGCACACCGGCAAATTTTGATGTTTTCAGCTACATTTCCTGTAATGGTGAAAGATTTTAAAGACAGATTTCTACACAGACCTTACATAATCAATCTCATGGACGAGCTTACCCTCAAGGGTATAACACAATACTATGCTTTTgtagaagaaagacaaaaggtCCACTGCCTAAACACTCTTTTCTCCAAG CTTCAAATCAACCAGTCAATCATATTTTGCAACTCAGTGAATCGGGTGGAACTGTTGGCTAAGAAGATTACAGAGCTTGGGTATTCTTGCTTCTATATTCATGCTAAGATGTTACAAGATCATCGAAACCGCGTATTTCATGACTTCAGAAATGGTGCTTGCAGGAATCTTGTTTGTACTG aTTTATTTACAAGGGGGATAGACATTCAAGCGGTCAATGTCGTTATTAACTTTGACTTCCCCAAGAACTCAGAGACATACCTACATAGG GTTGGTCGATCGGGAAGGTTTGGACACCTTGGATTAGCTGTTAATTTGATCACCTATGAGGACCGCTTCAACTT GTACAGGATTGAACAAGAGCTTGGGACTGAAATAAAGCAAATTCCTCCACAAATAGACCAGACTATTTACTGCCGGTGA
- the LOC122087477 gene encoding 25.3 kDa vesicle transport protein isoform X2 has product MFLPKKKQRNRVPLVVLCGEMVKLTIVGRVSDGLPIAQGPRYVNEENDNMLFYKQQGEFILKEISRGVLSPSKMSIRIDHYCFYFLVDNGFCYSTLCESSYPRKLAFHYLQDLQRELGKVEPRIVETISRPYSFIRFGNIRKQYLDARTQANLSKLNANRRQELDIMTEDISKIIENKRNSEILQKVLLSSGTVSSIWCSPCLEVIALKWTPITIILLVSIVLLWSYIILSEYNVF; this is encoded by the exons atgtttctaccaaaaaaaaaacagaggaacaGAGTCCCTTTGGTCGTTCTTTGTGGTGAAATGGTTAAGCTAACCATAGTCGGGAGAGTGAGTGATGGGTTACCTATTGCCCAAGGCCCTCGCTACGTGAATGAAGAGAATGATAATATGTTGTTCTACAAGCAGCAGGGAGAGTTCATACTCAAAGAAATTTCTAGGGGAGTCCTCTCACCTTCAAAGATGTCCATTCGCATTGACCATTATTGCTTCTA CTTCTTGGTCGATAATGGGTTCTGCTATAGCACGTTGTGCGAATCATCATACCCAAGAAAATTAGCTTTTCATTATTTGCAGGATTTACAGAGAGAGCTGGGAAAGGTGGAACCCAGAATTGTAGAGACAATTTCCAGACCTTACAGCTTCATTAGATTCG GGAATATTAGGAAACAATATTTAGACGCAAGAACGCAAGCGAATCTATCTAAGCTAAATGCTAATCGTCGACAAGAACTAGATATAATGACAGAAGACATCTCCAAGATCATTGAAAATAAACGGAATTCAG AGATTTTACAGAAAGTGTTGTTGAGCTCTGGTACTGTATCCTCCATATGGTGTTCTCCTTGTCTTGAG GTGATTGCCTTGAAGTGGACACCTATTACCATCATTCTTCTTGTTTCCATTGTCCTCCTATGGAGCTACATCATCCTCTCAGAGTATAATGTCTTTTAG
- the LOC122087477 gene encoding 25.3 kDa vesicle transport protein isoform X1 → MFLPKKKQRNRVPLVVLCGEMVKLTIVGRVSDGLPIAQGPRYVNEENDNMLFYKQQGEFILKEISRGVLSPSKMSIRIDHYCFYFLVDNGFCYSTLCESSYPRKLAFHYLQDLQRELGKVEPRIVETISRPYSFIRFDTVIGNIRKQYLDARTQANLSKLNANRRQELDIMTEDISKIIENKRNSEILQKVLLSSGTVSSIWCSPCLEVIALKWTPITIILLVSIVLLWSYIILSEYNVF, encoded by the exons atgtttctaccaaaaaaaaaacagaggaacaGAGTCCCTTTGGTCGTTCTTTGTGGTGAAATGGTTAAGCTAACCATAGTCGGGAGAGTGAGTGATGGGTTACCTATTGCCCAAGGCCCTCGCTACGTGAATGAAGAGAATGATAATATGTTGTTCTACAAGCAGCAGGGAGAGTTCATACTCAAAGAAATTTCTAGGGGAGTCCTCTCACCTTCAAAGATGTCCATTCGCATTGACCATTATTGCTTCTA CTTCTTGGTCGATAATGGGTTCTGCTATAGCACGTTGTGCGAATCATCATACCCAAGAAAATTAGCTTTTCATTATTTGCAGGATTTACAGAGAGAGCTGGGAAAGGTGGAACCCAGAATTGTAGAGACAATTTCCAGACCTTACAGCTTCATTAGATTCG ATACTGTGATAGGGAATATTAGGAAACAATATTTAGACGCAAGAACGCAAGCGAATCTATCTAAGCTAAATGCTAATCGTCGACAAGAACTAGATATAATGACAGAAGACATCTCCAAGATCATTGAAAATAAACGGAATTCAG AGATTTTACAGAAAGTGTTGTTGAGCTCTGGTACTGTATCCTCCATATGGTGTTCTCCTTGTCTTGAG GTGATTGCCTTGAAGTGGACACCTATTACCATCATTCTTCTTGTTTCCATTGTCCTCCTATGGAGCTACATCATCCTCTCAGAGTATAATGTCTTTTAG
- the LOC122085514 gene encoding transcription factor MYB17, producing MGRAPCCDKQGLKKGPWTPEEDEILVEYIKTNGHGSWRSLPKLAGLLRCGKSCRLRWTNYLRPDIKRGPFTLEEEKTIIQLHGMLGNRWAAIASQLPGRTDNEIKNFWNTHLKKRLVCMGLDPQTHCKSSTGSIAKSSASPSTRHMAQWESARLEAEARLSKESFVPSSSSLSSSSSSNPKNQDSDYFLRIWNSNIGESFRRSSKREEAMVVASQSSPLSQTSTSIKCGSGVTTEVAVADPPEEVECKSCSRSAGGGDGVVVGGGGGGGSSEASSSNEVEVAADEMEDLSEETSLRLLLDFPDPGSDEMGFFQGQMMMSNISLFPTLLNETSSY from the exons atgggaagaGCTCCTTGCTGTGATAAGCAAGGACTGAAGAAAGGACCTTGGACTCCCGAAGAAGACGAGAtcctcgttgaatacatcaagACCAACGGACATGGAAGCTGGAGATCTCTTCCTAAGCTCGCAG GTCTACTTCGTTGTGGGAAGAGCTGTCGACTTCGATGGACGAATTATCTGAGACCAGATATTAAGCGTGGTCCTTTCAcgcttgaagaagagaagactaTCATCCAGTTGCATGGCATGCTTGGAAACAG ATGGGCTGCCATAGCTTCTCAATTGCCAGGAAGAACGGACAATGAGATCAAGAACTTCTGGAATACacacttgaagaagcgtctcGTCTGTATGGGACTGGACCCACAGACCCACTGCAAGAGCTCTACTGGGTCCATTGCCAAGTCATCGGCTTCCCCATCAACACGCCACATGGCACAGTGGGAAAGTGCCAGGCTGGAAGCGGAGGCCCGTCTGTCCAAGGAATCCTTCgtcccatcatcatcatcattatcatcgtCCTCGTCGTCCAACCCCAAGAATCAAGACTCTGACTACTTTCTCCGTATCTGGAACTCCAATATTGGAGAGTCTTTTCGAAGGTCAAGCAAGCGAGAAGAGGCGATGGTGGTGGCAAGTCAGAGCTCCCCCCTCTCTCAGACATCTACGTCAATAAAATGTGGGTCAGGGGTGACAACAGAAGTGGCCGTGGCAGATCCACCGGAGGAAGTGGAGTGCAAGAGTTGCAGCAGATCAGCTGGTGGTGGGGATGGCGTCGTGGTAGGAGGAGGCGGAGGAGGAGGGTCCTCGGAAGCGTCGAGCTCTAATGAAGTGGAGGTAGCTGCTGATGAAATGGAAGATTTGTCAGAGGAGACATCTTTGCGACTGCTGCTGGATTTCCCAGATCCAGGGAGTGATGAAATGGGGTTCTTCCAGGGACAGATGATGATGAGTAATATTTCCCTCTTCCCGACCTTGTTGAACGAAACCTCGTCTTATTGA